In Phacochoerus africanus isolate WHEZ1 chromosome 16, ROS_Pafr_v1, whole genome shotgun sequence, one genomic interval encodes:
- the TCAF2 gene encoding TRPM8 channel-associated factor 2, whose product MATTPAAAFEALMDGVTSWDVPKGPIPSELLLIGEAAFPVMVNDRGQVLIAASSYGQGRLVVVSHEGYLLDAGLAPFLLNAVRWLCPSPGAPVGVHPSLASLADILQGSGVEAQIRPELREPLGVYCISAYSDAMAAELVQFVKRGGGLLIGGQAWYWASQHGRDKVLSQFPGNQVTSVAGVYFTDTCGDRSRFKVSKKVPKIPLQVSCGADLRQDQQQLLEGISELDVRTGGIPSQLLVHGPLAFPLGLDASLGCFLAAARYGRGRVVLAAHEGMLCAPKLGPFLLNAVHWLARGQTGKIGVNTRLKNLCAQLSECGLECSLEPHLTGDLCVYCCAAYSDKEATQLREFVAEGGGLLIGGQAWWWASQNPGHSPLAGFPGNVILNCFGLSILARTLDPGCFPVPTPEKRSYHFRKALSEFQATLNHGGGNLEKSWLAKLGADGAAFLQIPAEGVPAYASLHRLLRKMLRLSGLPAVSRENPVASDSCEAAVLCLATELARSGTDCSQLVQGHGTGSCSSNPHPPEHPFTVEIDGSNPGSGDSWVSTGLYLQNGQSAEVSLSEAATSAGLKVQIGCHTDDLTGASTLSRAPVVTHQCLMDRTKRSVSCLWGGLLYVIVPKGSKLGPVSVTVQRAVPAPCYTLGKTSLDEWRSCIQESLAPWGELATDSVILTVPTAALRALEDPEPVLRLWDEMMRAIARLAAQPFPFRRPERIVADVQISTGWMHSGYPIMCHLESVQELISESGMRSRGLWGAIHELGHNQQRHGWEFPPHTTEATCNLWSVYVHETVLGIPRAQAHPALSPLEREKRIRTHLGKGAPLRDWNVWTALETYLQLQEAFGWEPFTQLFAEYQTLSDLPRDNTGKMNLWVKKFSEKVGKNLAPFFEAWGWPVQEDVAARLACLPAWQENPCEILHTLQKGVKKCKNAPFEADLWEFLPWVPVVFSLLTVGGLQFTMRLASRNRSQLPTDGEENPLSPRPLPLRIPESFWQG is encoded by the exons ATGGCGACGACTCCCGCTGCTGCCTTTGAGGCCCTCATGGATGGAGTGACAAGCTGGGATGTCCCCAAAGGCCCCATCCCCAGCGAACTCCTTCTGATTGGAGAGGCCGCCTTCCCAGTGATGGTGAATGACCGGGGCCAGGTCCTCATTGCTGCCTCCTCCTATGGTCAAGGCCGCCTCGTGGTGGTGTCTCACGAGGGCTACCTGCTGGATGCTGGGTTGGCCCCCTTTCTTCTCAATGCTGTGCGCTGGCTCTGCCCCTCACCGGGGGCTCCCGTGGGAGTGCACCCATCCCTGGCATCACTAGCAGACATCCTGCAGGGCTCTGGGGTGGAGGCACAGATTCGGCCAGAACTGAGAGAACCCCTGGGCGTTTATTGTATCAGTGCCTACAGTGACGCCATGGCTGCAGAGCTGGTCCAGTTTGTGAAACGTGGAGGGGGCTTGCTCATCGGGGGCCAGGCCTGGTACTGGGCCAGTCAGCATGGTCGTGACAAGGTGCTGTCCCAGTTCCCCGGGAACCAGGTGACCAGTGTGGCCGGAGTGTACTTCACTGACACGTGTGGGGACAGAAGCCGGTTCAAGGTCTCCAAGAAGGTGCCCAAGATCCCGCTCCAGGTCAG CTGCGGTGCGGATCTCAGGCAGGATCAGCAGCAGCTCCTGGAAGGCATCTCGGAGCTGGACGTCAGGACGGGGGGCATCCCTTCCCAGCTGCTGGTCCACGGGCCCCTGGCCTTTCCGCTGGGCCTCGATGCCTCTCTGGGCTGCTTCCTGGCAGCTGCCCGCTATGGCCGGGGCCGGGTGGTCCTGGCTGCCCATGAGGGCATGCTCTGTGCTCCCAAGCTGGGGCCTTTTTTGCTCAATGCTGTGCACTGGCTGGCCAGAGGCCAGACGGGCAAAATTGGGGTGAACACACGTCTTAAAAACCTGTGTGCCCAGCTGTCGGAGTGTGGCCTGGAATGCAGTCTGGAGCCGCATCTGACGGGTGACTTGTGTGTCTACTGCTGTGCGGCTTACAGTGACAAGGAGGCCACACAGCTGCGAGAGTTTGTGGCCGAGGGCGGGGGCTTGCTGATCGGGGGCCAGGCCTGGTGGTGGGCCTCCCAGAACCCCGGCCACTCCCCTTtggctggtttccctggtaacgtCATCCTCAACTGCTTTGGCCTCAGCATCCTAGCTCGAACTCTGGACCCAGGCTGTTTCCCTGTCCCTACCCCTGAGAAGCGGAGCTACCACTTCCGCAAGGCACTCTCTGAATTCCAGGCTACCTTGAACCACGGGGGTGGGAACTTGGAAAAGAGCTGGCTGGCAAAACTAGGAGCAGATGGAGCAGCCTTCCTACAGATCCCTGCAGAAGGGGTCCCTGCTTATGCGTCTCTGCATCGGCTCCTGAGGAAGATGCTGCGTCTGTCAGGCCTCCCAGCTGTGAGCCGGGAGAACCCAGTGGCCAGTGACTCCTGTGAGGCTGCGGTGCTCTGCCTGGCCACGGAGCTGGCGCGCTCTGGGACCGACTGCTCCCAGCTGGTGCAGGGGCACGGAACCGGGTCCTGCAGCTCCAATCCACACCCCCCAGAACATCCCTTCACGGTGGAGATTGACGGAAGCAACCCAG GCAGTGGTGATTCCTGGGTGAGTACAGGGCTCTACCTCCAAAATGGACAAAGTGCGGAAGTCTCCTTGTCTGAAGCTGCGACCTCTGCTGGCCTGAAG GTGCAGATTGGCTGCCACACCGACGACTTGACAGGTGCGAGCACGCTGTCTCGAGCTCCGGTGGTGACTCACCAGTGCCTCATGGACAGGACCAAACGGTCGGTCTCCTGCCTCTGGGGTGGTCTCCTCTATGTCATTGTGCCCAAGGGCAGTAAGCTGGGCCCTGTGTCTGTCACCGTCCAGAGGGCTGTGCCTGCCCCGTGTTACACGTTGG GAAAGACATCCTTGGACGAGTGGAGGAGCTGCATCCAGGAGAGCCTGGCTCCCTGGGGAGAGCTGGCCACAGACAGTGTCATCCTGACGGTGCCAACTGCAGCCCTCCGGGCCCTGGAGGACCCAGAGCCCGTGCTCCGCCTCTGGGATGAGATGATGCGGGCCATAGCCAGGCTGGCAGCCCAGCCCTTCCCCTTCCGCCGTCCAGAGCGGATTGTTGCCGACGTGCAGATCTCCACAG GCTGGATGCATTCAGGCTACCCCATCATGTGCCACCTGGAGTCGGTGCAGGAGCTCATCAGTGAGTCGGGCATGAGAAGCAGAGGTCTGTGGGGAGCCATCCATGAGCTGGGCCACAATCAGCAGCGGCACGGGTGGGAGTTCCCCCCGCACACCACTGAGGCCACCTGCAACCTCTGGTCAGTCTATGTGCATGAGACGGTCCTGGGCATCCCCAGGGCTCAGGCCCACCCGGCTCTGAGCCCTCTAGAGCGAGAGAAGAGGATCAGAACCCACCTGGGAAAGGGAGCCCCGCTGCGCGACTGGAATGTGTGGACAGCTCTGGAAACCTACCTCCAG cTCCAGGAGGCCTTTGGGTGGGAGCCGTTCACCCAGCTCTTTGCCGAGTACCAGACGCTCTCTGACCTCCCCAGGGACAACACTGGCAAGATGAATCTGTGGGTGAAGAAGTTCTCTGAAAAGGTGGGGAAGAATCTGGCTCCTTTCTTTGAGGCCTGGGGCTGGCCTGTCCAGGAGGATGTGGCGGCTCGCCTGGCCTGTCTACCTGCGTGGCAGGAAAACCCCTGTGAAATCCTACACACCTTGCAGAAAGGAGTGAAGAAGTGTAAAAATGCTCCCTTTGAAGCGGATCTTTGGGAGTTTCTGCCGTGGGTTCCCGTCGTCTTTTCTCTACTCACCGTGGGTGGGCTGCAGTTCACCATGCGCCTGGCCAGCAGAAACAGAAGCCAGCTTCCCACTGATGGTGAAGAGAACCCACTGTCACCGAGGCCGTTGCCGCTAAGAATCCCTGAGTCTTTCTGGCAAGGCTGA